In Cryptomeria japonica chromosome 5, Sugi_1.0, whole genome shotgun sequence, the genomic window attttttattagttatcaatgattttaggggggagcatgctcaaatttttgtttttcaagatgtgtccacttcgaaaattagtaaaaaatcatatactagTTAAAAAAATAGCTGAAAAATCTAGTATAAACTTCAAGGTGTTAgataatttctcactgaagcgattttaaaaattcaacaaaaatttaatattttaaagggGCTACAATAGAcgttatgttatgttttttgcataaaaacaggaccactttttgtggaccccctttttgaagcccttaatctccaccattttcaaaacaaataagTAGTTTAGAAAGtcgactcgaagcactctgactcttgttcttgttgcatcttcaaatttggagtgtaactatcttcaatatGTCGTTGAActtcagactttgttgatttcaaaaaaaagtggcatcttaagacccccttttggtaccacaacttggggCACATATCCACATTATATCCAATGTGCAATTTAGTAGATTGGTTGAAAAAGTCATGAGAAGAGACCATCAATACTCTTTACATTTTTTTATGCAAAGTGGTGCAAGATTACCCCATGACTTTGATGTGTTACAAATTTTGGAAGAGGACCCCAATCAAGCTAATAGTAGTGGTCATCATGGTGGTAATAGATGTGACCATGTCGTCCCTAAGTCAccttcatccttgtttcaaaaacctcaAGTGATTTATACTTGTGCTTATACCAATGATGCTAGGAACACTCATGAATAACCCCGTGCTCATCCTCTCCAAGGGCGAAGAAATACCAATGCATATACTCAACAATACGAGAATACCCAAGATCATGGCAATACCTATGCAAGGAGACCACGTGTTAGATTTGGGAGCAATACCCAAGATCGTACTTACATTACCTCTTATCCCCATGGTCATGACACATACAATCGTCCTAGGCCTAGTGCTGCTCAtcataataccataccaagtggcccTTACAAAAATTGCGTTCTCCACCCATATGAGCATATATATGACCAATATCACCCTTACAAAAATTGCGTTCTCCACCCATATGAGCATATATATGACCAATATCACCCTTACAAAAATTGCGTTCTCCACCCATATGAGCATATATATGACCAATATCACCCTTACAAAAATTGCGTTCTCCACCCATATGAACATATATATGACCAATATCACCCTTACCTGCATTATATTCCTCTACCTAGTGGCTTAGGAAagggaatacctcaaagagagaAAGCACCACCTAGCAATGATGTACAATAGCAAATTAAGGAGTGACAACAACAGATCGCAAGAATGAAAACACCAACAAAAGACTACACAATCCATGACATATATCCTTATCCATATGATAGAAGCATATCAATGCCTCCTTTTCCCCACATTTTGTGACacccaaatttgacaagtacaaagggAAGGGAGATCCAAGGCACGCATTAGAGAATTTTTCACGGCTTGCATAGAGGTGGCAAAAGAAGAAtcttatttgatgagattatttcaaCAAAGTTTAGGtagacaagccatggaatggttttcgCAACTTTCGCCTGGCATCAAGTCATGCGATGAATTGGGAGAGGTCTTCATACATAATTGAAACTGACGTATCGATGACCACTTTATGCAATATAAAGCAGAAAGCGGTATGAATTTTAGCATTAGAGATAGTTGTCAGATCCTCCGAGTAACGATGGAATGGTAACTTAAAGGTGTCCTTTGCATCGCATTTATGATGCAATGTCATCATTTCCCGAAAGAAGTCAAACGCAGAAAACGGATTTGAAGCAGTTTTAAATTTCCTATTATTTAAGGAAAATTCCAGATTTATTTTGATAATAATATATGTGGAGATGTTATCGATCGATGTTTTTCTTCCAAATAGCAACGAGGATTCTGGGTGAATTGAGTGTGAGCATAGAGACAAAGACTCTAATCCACCTAACAGCTTGCAAATGACAAATTGCTTTTTTGGGTGAAATTAGGGAGAATCGCCTGAGATCTTTCATAAGATATAACCACTGGATTATCTTGCATGCACTTATGTTTATTCTGGGGGATGAATTCATGTATACGGACCATAGATATTGCGTTAATACTGATATCTCCTCTATGTTCTTGGCTATTGCGTTAGACTGTGGGTTGTCTAAGGAAAAGGAAAAGCTACTATGTGAAAAGGTTTTCAAAAAGCAGGTTTTGGGATGTATTGACAATGTGTTCATGAACTTGGATAATTTTTGGATATACCTTGGATAATTTTTGTATTCTAATTTTCATTTTAATATAAATGGGTGTCGACCCTTTCAAtatttaatgataaaaaaaaagttTTCATAATGTCCATTCTTTATTCGATGGTTATATTACTCTCCTCGACCATGTCGCTTTCTTCGACTAAATCTACACTCATTCACACATCAATGAGTCAgtccaaaaatgaaagttgaaaCACAATGAGACAATGATGACATCATAAATAATTCATCTTTTCATTTGCATTCAataatttaatatagtttattacATTATTAAAGTAATAAAATAGATGGGAAGTGGAATTCATGATTGTGTACTTGTCTTATGACTTTGGATTTGGCCCTATACAAGGTATAATTCTGCTTTATTGTTCACCAAAATAATCTTTGTCTACTCTAGAACTTTTGTTAATTGAGAGATGTAGTACAAAGAAATAGCTTGGAAAGATTGTTGTTCCATTGCAAATAGACAAGTTGTCCTAGAATTTAACCACTAGATATGtatagaaatatttaaatatattaggcAAGAGTCCTAGAATAATGTAAGTAGATTCTTTATTCTTTTTAAAGCACTAAATCCTAGTGTGGCACATTTTGATTGTTCCCTTAATGCTCTATAATAAGAGAGAAAGCTTGAGATGGTGGATGGTGAAACAAATGTTATTAAATTTCTTTAAATACTAGTACATAACATCAAATTTTGTAAAGTGTATGTTTTCGCAAGTTAGGGTGTGCAAATAAAGGGATCCCATTAGCGAAATCTAAATTTTGAAAAGTAAAGAGTTAAGTCCAAGTGGCTAATGACTGCATAATTACAAACTTGATCCTAAGTGACAAAATAGTTATATACAAGTAACCATATGGAATTAGATGCAAAGATCATTTTGATGATAATAAGATAAAGCCAATGTATCAAAGTATGTGTAAATAGAAATAAGGTAAGGCTAACTCAAAATTCAAGTACAAGTACAGGATTAGCTAAGTAATAATTAGTAGAAGTAGATCAACCACAAATAGTTGAGTGGTGAACACTTTGAAACTTGCACTCCAACTAGACTTTACCATAATCTAAAAACCAATAAATTTGAATTCCATATGAAAAATTATAattaaagaaacaaaaatgaataaaTTCAATATAGTGAAAATAAATAATTGTTATAGAATGttttttcaattaataaataaatacggTCAAAAGTGTATAGACGGCTCGCTCCTATCGGCTGCCTTCATCTGTGTAATTTCCTTTGCATTGTTACTGCTGCGTACGAAAAGGAAAATAATTCCTTCATGCCCACCAATATTTTTGCAcattttttagtatttaaaaaaCCAGAGATTAGCCGAACATTTCACATTCTATCATAGATTTCTCGGTACAGTTGAGTTGAAGTTGCCTATTTTCTGAAGAATTCCTCCGGCATGGGACTTCCTGTAGGTCTTCGTAATATCGCTATACCCAGAGTGCTGCTCTACTTGGCATTAGTCATGGCTTATTTAGAGACTGGAATTTATTGGTTTCTTTCTGGTCTTGGGCTGTGCGACGCACCAGAAGAAGAGATCAATCTTTGGCGAGAATTCTTAGAAATTTCCTCTGCCATTTCTTCTTCTTCAGGGCAGATGATTAAGCGTAGGTTGTCTGTCATAACATTCCGAAATGTTGCAGAGAAGTTGATTGAGATTGAAGAGGATTTTGTATGCGCGGTCTGCTTGAGCTCTTTCAAAGAAGATGATGAAATCCGAGAGTTGCGCAATTGCTGCCACATTTTTCACAGAAATTGTTTGGATAAATGGATTGATAACAATCAGGATACCTGCCCTTTCTGCAGATGTGCTCTGCTTCCACCGATTCAAAGTGTTGATGAATGATGCAAATGAACGCTTCCCAAACCCTCTAATTTATCGGTGATAATTTCATGAGGGTTTGATTATTGTTTTTTTCTGTGCATTTTACTTCATTAATTTGGGGCATTTACTCTGCCAGTGATTAAAATGAAATGTTGATCCTTCCTTTGTTTTTATTAGTGTTGATAAATTATGCAGATGAACGCTTCTCAAAATTATGGCAGAGGATCAACCCTCTAACCTCTCGGTGATAATTTCATGAGGGTTTGATTATTTTATTTCTGTGCATTTTACTTCCTTATTAAAATTCGTTAATTTGGGGCATTTGTTCTGCCAGTGATAAAATGAAATTTTAATCCTTCCTTTGTTTTGTTAAAAGAGGGAAATTGGTTGTAATCGATTTCCAGCTATTATagttcttcattattttcatctaaGAAGTTCGAATGTGACACCTAGTATCATTATTGTTTCATTATGCTGTACTAGTTTTCTGTATAATCAGAATTTTGAACCATAGGAAAGAGAAATTGGTTACAATTTTTCATTATCTCATTTAGATTAAGAGTTCAGTCGTAACATGAATACATTCGTTGCTTCATCTATAACAATATTATTGTATTAGATTTCTGATTTAGTTACCCTCTTTGAATAAAATTCAGCCAAAACGAAATATTCTGGAGTGCAAGATTTGAACCAGTAATCTCTTGTTGACAGACATTCAGTGTATCATGTTATGAATTCATGTATATAAAACCTTCTCAAACTATTCATGTATATAGAAAAGCGTTAGTTCATTTTGTCTACCTACAGATTTTTAAAGGTACTGTAGTGTTATAGTTTATTTTGCGTGGATTACAGTGGATTTTGagattttggtttttgtttttttgttgttgtctattCATAGATTTAACTGTTTATAGTTATTGTTCCAAGTAGTTATTGTTCTAGATTCTGAGTAGTACCACTATGCATGTAATTATAAAAAGTGTAAGTATATTTTTTAGATCATGGTACTAATAATAATACAAGAATGACTCAATTTATGGTAGTTATTGGTAcatatgaaatttaatatttttaattttttgtttctttaaaattaataattaaaaagttGAATGCACAAAGAATGAGATTATTAGAACATAAGATAATTGATATTCTTTCTTTATAATATCAGTAAATTTTATATAACTTTTGAtaaaatattaatcatttcaataaattttaatcatttcaatatttttacattgataaaaatgtaaaaaacaaaaaataacaatAGTTTATTATGCCGAAGGCGTCTCCTACTATGGAAGACTGCTTTGTTTTCCATCGACGGTTGAAAATTGTAGTGAGGCATTGCAAGACGATTTTCGATGCGCTCTGGCGCAATTTCTTCGAAAGAAAAGCACATGTAACAGTACCAAGCGGGAAATATCCTGACGAAGCAACCCCGAAACATCCCATCAGTTTATTGGTTTTCCCGCGTTGTTGATTTTTTCTCGTTGACTGTATGATCACTATCTATCATCATTCCTTACATCTTTGTCGTATTGCTATCCAATCAATTTTACTTTTGTCCTTACAAAATGGCCATTTCCGCACGCAGTATAAATTTTCCCCACTTGTGGTTGGTGATCCGTAAAAAAACATCCATgattatttgtttataaggttttttttgacatttttattGCCCGAAGGCGTCTCCTTATATGAAAGGGATGACCTGATGTTGGCGATCAACGACTCTCATGATCCATTATTTGTAAATATACAAACAAAATAATTATAAGTATATAACTTAATGAGCTTATGTAACTAATAGCACATGTTTGAACTTGCTATtgtaaatattttttctttattaaaGAAGAGAATAATCACAAGTCTAAAACTTTATGACAATTAATTGCACATACCTAATCTTGATATCATAAGAGCAATTGTAGGTGAGCTTGTTTTTTCTTTCTACTAATGTTGTATGGATTCTTTTTAATTTTGGAATAGTGCTCCAAAGAGAATGTAGCCTATAGCAAAGaagagaataattagaagtgtaTAACTTTATGAGAGTGTACAAAGTAATTGCACATAATTGAACTTGCTATTGGAAGTAATATTTGTCTATTGAAGAAGAGAATAATTAGAAGCCTATAACTTTATGAGAATGTAAAAGTAATTACATACATACTTGAACTTTTCTATTGTGAGAGCAATTGTAGGCAAACTTCTTATTTCTTTGTAATAATCCAAGATGAAGGAATGGATTTTGAATAAGACAAGCAAGATCAAAAGTAGTAATAGATTATGGAAGTATGAAatggataggataagggatatggatatgaCATTCCTCACTTATAAGATGAGTTCTCCCTCAAATTGTTTTGCTCAATTACTCTAACGATAGTACTAGCCCTCAAATATGATATATATAATATGATGCAAAGCTAATTATAAAAATAATCATACTAGCACTTGTAGCAAACACAAAGTGCAAGGGTTACATTGATAGTAAGATATAGGTTAACTAATATATTGGAGAATACAAATTGATGAAAGAGTGATATGACATACTAATCCTACCACTAATACTAATTGAATCCTTATCCTAACATTATTTATGATCTTAACTTAAATCTTAGGAACACCAACTCCTATTGTAATTGAACCCTAATGTTAACCCCAAACCTAATTCAACTATAACCCTAACTATAAGCTTTGTCTTAGAATGGTAATCTTGCACTTGGATCCTAAagctaactctaaccctaacctaaaCTTGTAGAATGAAAACATTAATTTTAATCATTCCTTAACCTTAACCTTaagctaaccttaaccctaaccctaactataaataAAATGGTACATATTACTTAATTTttgtatatataatttaatatttacaTTAGATGGAGGATCATAATTTAATACAAAAAATATAGTATTTTacatattgtaataaaataattttatatttttttaaattatatattattgccaaaacatttttaaatcatttaaattttaagcatttttattaTGTAGTTAATATAAACTATtctaaaacaacaacaacaacaacaacaaaatataaagaGACAAATTTTGTGACAATagaattaaaattattattaatatttatattttaaaactaaatttcATTAAGTTTGTATTGTGAAGATAATAATCTTGATTATTACTTATAAATTGTAGATATGAACATAAAATAATTGTATTAAAAACTaaaaagtattatttttattataataattaatttaatttgaatttaaataacactaattctaaccctaattgagtCCTAATACTAATCCTACCTAAATTTATCATAGAATAAAAATATCAATTTTAACAACCCCTAATGCTAACATTAAGTTAATATTTACATAGGATTGTAATTCTATTCATAAAGATGGTAATCTACATAttgcaattaaataatttaataaattttctaATGAATTTTTGTTCTCAATACTTTACTATCATTTATTTCGATCCCTATGCAAAATAATCTCATAAATCAGAAAACAATAGAGGTGTTAATTTTAAAGTTATTGCATATCCATAGTGGTATGGATTTGAGTGGACCCATAGTTGCGATTCTCAACTCCGAAAGTTTCGTGATTTTAAAATTCGTACTCTCAAATGATATAAAAATAAAAGTTTGATGAATataaaaatatttgcaaatttcattttataataatttataatattaaaatataaaaaattatatatgttaaaaagatttaaatttgaaatttatttttattaatttatgtattttttatgaatttagaaatgataaaaaaatattaaaattaatttagttattataatatcttattaaaattttatttattataggataattatattttcaatttttattttaatttatataaaaaaactaaaaaattgatTAATATTGaagtatttttaaaattaattgtttaataatttttagtactaaaatagaaaataaaaatttaatcgtataataatttaaatattaaaataaaaataaaaaaattatatacatgaTATACTTAATCAAATGACATGTGACCTTGAGCTTACCTCCCCAAGGACATGTTATTCTTAGATTGTTGGTACAAAATAAAATGACTAGTCAAAAGTCaatttatctctctccctttcccttctcatatatctctatatctccctctttctctctactCTATCTCCCCTACTTCTCTCTCCAACTCTGcatctctatttgtctatttgtacttctctttatccctctccccctctccccctctctatatctctttatTGCTCTATTTCACCATCTATGTCTctagatatctctccctctccctctttttctATATCATTTTATCTCTTCCTGCCTCTTTATCccctatatctctttatctctctatctattcgtccacctctccctctctcgcTCCATCTTCATTTCTGCCTCCacctttctttctctccctctatctctagacatgtctccctctctccatccatccatctccctccctccctctcttccccGCTTTttctcttcctagacctctatatctatatctagttatctctctctctctttctcttcctccctctatttttccctctctctctattgcaaacataacatgagactCTTGCTAATGAGcctcttgttttttgttttttgatatTATTACTGACTCTCTGCCTGTAGGTCTTACGATAATGTGCCCGTAAGacttaaaaaataaaggatttagccactagctGGTGTCATTGGCATGCACagtccccctcaatggcatcacctaaggccgagcattatttgaatttggagcatataatgcctaaaggtcttatgcctattaggtcttaaatctaggatttagccactaggtggtgtcatgtacactcccccttaatggcatcaccttaaagccaatcactgcatagaggattttaaagtgatggctaaaattacaatatatagtatgtgcccatgatcttcaaactatctttattatagaatgattttacttgagtgaggtgcccatgatcttcaaggtgcctttattatagaatgttttcacttgagtgaggtgcccgtgatcttcaatgttcattttgatctttagaaatgatattctatagaaagagtaaagtaacttcaagtaatatggtactttcatatgtatccaaatggaactcttcaataaatcttcaaggctatattgattcttcaagagctacattcatattttgtccatttgattcaaaggcacatagaagatagtcttcttattaaagtattgcaccatccatgtaatagaacttgcaccatatgttttgaaggcataacctcgccataaaagaaacaatatagttagtaacatagtaatcaacttcatttttggtgcaaagaaagaacataatattattttttgtcatttgctaaagatcatataatattcctcataaatttaGAATATAATCCAACACAAGGAGATCGACATACATTTTCATGATaataagcatgaataattagttttcttgtttaaaaaatagacatactactacatatagtaatgatccataaaaaataggcaacgggtgagctatcctttctaggtttgctccacAGACAATTTATAAGTGCGATAGTCgcccattataaatagtatgattttaaaaaaaatggatcaaatatagaatagaataacaaatcacttggatctcTAAAAAGaggatgctaatgagaaatttttaaatttgCTTATGCATATTTACCAGCTTGtacatttcataaaaaatattttaccctacatTTATAAATAGATAGATGATTTCTTGTTTatcattgtgatagtttgatatcAAGGAATTTGCTTATCAAACATACTATAATCAATAATATACCTAATGTTAACATAAGGTATATCCTCCATCAAAtacctataaaaattaaatttgagataaatcatgatgttccttccctttattcctactagttcacatatgggcatgtgcacaaagatggtggtcagaaaagtggacaccacccaaaaaaaacttggaaaaataggcagcgcgtacgtggttttaaaatttcaaattcctgcatacgcacttaggtttgttcttctcgagcctagaAAAAGTAGCGTGCACGCACTGAGTTTAGGAAACTGAGCACATGCGTGCTATGGCTAGGAAAATTAGCACGTACGcgttgcttataggaaaatgagcgcgtacgtgctaataatcctagtaaaaccgcaTACACGGTGCCTGATAAAAAAGGTTTgtaaaaaaaactgggtcctcatttacccaaAAAGCatgttttttagtttgtttttttcccattttctaacctaaaccacgaacagggtgctaaatttgtcctctaggctatggatcaaggttagtttttgtttatttttctctttctttctggtttatgcaatttgttttacattttgaatttaatttcattaattttgattaggttttttcattttttatttcaaaaaccaaattcttctaatccagaacaagaacaactaaatgcacctcctgaaaaccccaagaacaaccaaatgcacctcctgaaaacacacaagaacaacccccaattcctccttttgaccgcatagccgaaacacaggaagaattaattaattagttagggaaaaatacatccaaaatcaatagactaattgtaaaattgaaaacttttgagcttgaccatcatcaatccctcgccactagcctagaaacattagctagtggtgccatagctgtttccacaaaaATAACCAAATGGGAAAGTTTTAGGGATAGgcgtcgtcaattctatgccaatgggctatcatacgatggagttaaaaacaaaaatatttctaaacaacaaatatgtgccctttttgttgaccccaaaactggtcagtcattacctcctaatgcaaagaggtttcccatacattggtgtaccaatgtgcagatgaagaatcttttttggcagaggtggtggatggtctttgacgatccaccttgtaataattattaggtgccattatattttttgagaaaaatatattgtgagtttgtgctcaatgtgcgcccaaattattttgacatgagagagtttcatggtagaggtggtggctctgcccaagatagacctggagcccgtaggcgattagccatagagagtcaccgccccctagcacccaaacccaaggtgcattaggttgtcccattagagttgaaagagtcgatggagctacagactcttcaggcagccatagcattgactggtgccatcatctagcatgggacatcattagcacaccctattgtattggatgatgaaccGTTAGAGGGCGATAGAGAGCCCATTGAGCATATGTGTATCAGTttctcggggatatgctcggggatagatgatgcaaccaatgcagatggatactcatatcatctatgcacgatttgcggttgtagatgtcaggctcacatggttgagtatgtcgcactgacagatgagttgatggacatggtgtttgcccatgagccacagacacaggtgtgttgatttgaattcataacattttatttatcagtcactttaattttgtaattacataaatgaattttcatttatacatcgatttaaattgagacaaataatatgcatttcaggatgcagcaacggtatcccatacacctcccccagttaccacagctgcaacttcaatgcctgaggtataaattttgtaacatgttaaaatagaatagtacactttgaattaaaaaaaaatacaagatatactaactatctttaatgcttggtccaatttctagtttgtaggtgttgacatgggacaaaatgtcccagattgatgacatcacgctgtcggtgatcaattttggcctacaaggctatacggtatcatattttgtacaactcttttatgtattgttttgatggaatatgcaagtcatttcattttagatttttaaaattatgtttaatttattatctgtactaatatctcatgttaattttctgtttttaaggcaccccctccgcatctagggcttgtccgaagaaaaagaatatctcgaagatgccaaaacgtgtgaagaaggtaattgaacacatttttagttgtacaattgtttaaaaatgttgaaatcaagtattagttggggtttgtagattgattagtgttttttgtctattttacatgtacagcggccattgagctttgtggatatgttgaatgcacctaattcgcccgtgaatcaagagagggcagaggtatgtatctctactttattttcttgatttcatgattatatgcacttgTACatatgaacttgtgatatattataatcttatatttttttcatacagggaatatccatacctattttgtcaatggcgaaccctcctccttgcactggagaagcatatcaggatccagtacacttttgtttgatatgtaaaattaattgttttcaaccttcaatacttatcattatattaattgtatttaatctttttacattttttgtataggtaatagcaaccgtttctacatcgatggtgagccatcctcagtccattggagaagcatctaaggcacaggtacgtcattgttctctatattatatcttttaagtgtttttgatatatttatgttagtacattgtattaattgtacatttaatctacaatagacttgttcgcggtacggccataacgtggatccatttaagtatgtcttcaagaaaactcctaagagtgacaaggagaggagagcaaagacattagctctagatcagccgatgaggtaatctacatttcaattgaaaaagaattaaagttaaatgcatagttatgatgttaattgtgaactattttctacaaaagaattctaacttggcttttgaattgtggttttgcagccatctacagagttgcgtactgcatcgaagaggcttgattttgatgatccaccagaagtttaggatcatatagtgttagttttggtcatagaatgaccaatacatgtagatatattctacatttttattgtatatcgatttggacatggcatatgccacatttttgtaatacttgtattgacttggcagacatgcctttttttatatatataaatattgatatttgatccaataaatgtataatgagtttattattttgtattcgttgcattttgtggttgtccttttataaatttaaatgaatatttgcatatgtaatcaacaacatgaatataaacaaaaaaatatatatgatataaagcattgcaatcgtggaatatgatttgataaaatttctaaaatgt contains:
- the LOC131070648 gene encoding brassinosteroid-responsive RING protein 1-like — translated: MGLPVGLRNIAIPRVLLYLALVMAYLETGIYWFLSGLGLCDAPEEEINLWREFLEISSAISSSSGQMIKRRLSVITFRNVAEKLIEIEEDFVCAVCLSSFKEDDEIRELRNCCHIFHRNCLDKWIDNNQDTCPFCRCALLPPIQSVDE